In Lineus longissimus chromosome 9, tnLinLong1.2, whole genome shotgun sequence, one genomic interval encodes:
- the LOC135494009 gene encoding transforming growth factor-beta-induced protein ig-h3-like produces the protein MARNKVVMLSFVFVMVTFPVFHLDVCLADNASRTVSSDSGSLPWTLLKAALFRSPPDRDGTLRFKRIHRDQDFNWKMNNLMGVAKSLGLNSLLELLSRGNLTNLMTGKGNYTLFAPSEAAFSKLPPRLRDVISSDDAFCRQLMLYHMVEKRVSSDVFGNDILFKSLANETFIELDWTEWYKVRVNAYRNDDDNEVMTASGAAIKQTNRLASNGIIHVIDHVMFPFPNITIVERIQIDDDLSIFEYLLWNSTTEAEINALGSYTVFAPTNKAFAEIPEKEYGHLVNDTKLLKKVMERHVIITSIYTASFYENKHLTALDGSELVVVQGPGGTDIYGHGVYGHMLERDLTSSDGVLHKIDSLLWDWRGTLQQGEH, from the exons ATGGCAAGAAATAAGGTGGTGATGTTGTCTTTCGTCTTTGTGATGGTGACTTTCCCTGTTTTTCATCTTGACGTCTGTCTTGCAGACAACGCATCTCGGACAGTGTCAAGTGACTCCGGCTCTCTTCCATGGACACTTCTAAAAGCTGCACTGTTCCGGTCACCTCCAGATAGGGATGGGACCCTGAGATTCAAGAGGATACATCGCGACCAGGATTTCAATTGGAAGATGAATAACCTGATGGGGGTAGCGAAATCACTCGGTCTTAATTCT TTGCTCGAACTCCTGTCAAGAGGAAACCTCACCAACCTGATGACGGGGAAGGGCAATTATACACTCTTTGCCCCATCAGAGGCAGCGTTTTCAAAGCTACCCCCAAGACTTCGGGATGTGATATCGAGTGATGATGCTTTCTGTAGGCAGTTGATGCTGTACCACATGG TGGAGAAGAGAGTGTCATCTGACGTGTTTGGTAATGACATCTTGTTTAAGAGTTTGGCCAATGAGACCTTCATTGAGCTTGACTGGACTGAGTGGTATAAGGTTCGGGTCAATGCTTACAGGaacgatgatgacaatgag GTAATGACTGCCAGTGGTGCTGCCATCAAACAAACAAACCGTCTTGCCTCAAATGGTATCATCCACGTCATAGACCATGTGATGTTCCCCTTCCCAAATATCACCATTGTGGAGCGCATTCAGATAGATGATGACCTCAG CATCTTTGAATATCTtctgtggaattcaaccacgGAGGCGGAGATAAATGCGCTCGGAAGCTATACCGTATTTGCACCTACAAATAAAGCATTTGCCGAAATTCCAGAAAAAGAGTATGGTCACCTTGTAAATGACACAAAGTTGTTAAAAAAG GTGATGGAGAGACATGTGATTATTACTTCCATCTACACCGCCTCATTTTATGAAAATAAGCACTTGACAGCTCTTGATGGAAGTGAACTGGTGGTCGTTCAGGGCCCAGGAG GGACAGACATCTATGGCCATGGTGTCTATGGCCACATGTTAGAGAGGGACTTGACAAGTTCAGATGGTGTCTTGCATAAAATAGACTCGCTTCTTTGGGACTGGAGGGGAACACTGCAGCAGGGGGAACACTGA